In candidate division Zixibacteria bacterium HGW-Zixibacteria-1, one DNA window encodes the following:
- the fabF gene encoding beta-ketoacyl-[acyl-carrier-protein] synthase II produces MEHVRTVITGMGVVTPLGCTLDDYWQALVRGDCGIDKVTRFDVTDYPSKIAAEVSGFDPIAYLDKKEVRRMDLSEQYAISAAQMAINDSGLNPESVDPFRAGVIIASGIGGIGTFEKQHETLLTSGPGRVSPFFIPMMIIDMSAGLVAMRFGFRGPNYATVSACSSASHAILDAFKIIQRGDADIMIAGGTEAAITPSSLAGFCSAHALSIRNDEPKKSSRPFDKDRDGFVMGEGSGMLVLESLESARARGARIYAEIIGAGMTCDAYHMTAPIPDGSGARVAMVNAIRDAGLKPEDIDYINSHGTATGLGDPAETKAIKAVFGERAYKIPVNSTKSMVGHLLGAAGAVEFIASIMSMQSDMLHPTINLDNPDPECDLDYVPHKAREMHFDTFLSNSFGFGGHNVSLTGRRFNG; encoded by the coding sequence ATGGAACATGTTAGAACCGTAATAACCGGTATGGGAGTGGTTACTCCGCTGGGGTGTACTCTTGACGATTATTGGCAGGCTCTTGTCAGGGGCGACTGCGGGATCGACAAGGTAACCCGGTTTGATGTCACTGACTATCCCAGTAAAATTGCCGCCGAAGTTTCGGGCTTCGATCCAATTGCCTATTTGGATAAGAAAGAGGTCCGCCGAATGGATCTTTCCGAGCAATATGCGATATCGGCGGCACAGATGGCAATCAACGACAGCGGACTCAATCCCGAGAGCGTCGATCCTTTCCGGGCCGGAGTGATAATAGCCTCCGGCATCGGCGGTATCGGCACTTTTGAGAAGCAGCATGAGACTCTATTGACCTCGGGCCCGGGTCGCGTGTCGCCATTCTTCATTCCGATGATGATTATCGACATGTCCGCCGGGTTGGTGGCCATGCGCTTCGGTTTCAGGGGGCCCAATTATGCTACTGTTTCGGCCTGCTCATCGGCATCGCATGCCATTCTGGACGCTTTCAAAATCATCCAGAGAGGAGACGCCGATATAATGATTGCGGGGGGCACCGAAGCCGCCATAACTCCCTCCTCCCTGGCGGGATTTTGCTCGGCTCATGCCTTGAGCATCCGGAACGATGAACCCAAAAAATCATCCCGGCCCTTTGACAAGGACCGTGATGGTTTTGTCATGGGTGAAGGATCGGGGATGCTGGTACTGGAATCGCTGGAATCGGCCAGGGCGCGAGGCGCAAGAATATATGCGGAAATCATCGGAGCCGGGATGACCTGTGATGCTTACCACATGACAGCGCCGATTCCGGATGGAAGCGGTGCGCGAGTGGCCATGGTCAATGCCATCAGGGATGCCGGACTCAAACCGGAGGATATCGACTATATCAACAGCCATGGAACTGCCACAGGCTTGGGTGATCCGGCCGAAACCAAGGCAATCAAGGCTGTCTTTGGTGAAAGAGCATATAAAATACCGGTAAATTCCACGAAATCGATGGTGGGGCATCTACTGGGCGCCGCCGGAGCCGTTGAATTTATCGCGTCGATAATGTCGATGCAGAGTGATATGCTGCATCCGACCATTAACCTGGATAATCCAGACCCGGAATGCGATCTCGATTATGTCCCTCACAAAGCCAGGGAGATGCATTTTGATACATTTCTCTCGAATTCTTTTGGTTTTGGCGGGCATAATGTGTCGCTGACCGGTCGCAGATTCAATGGTTAA
- the rnc gene encoding ribonuclease III: MFRKTQKQAYAELAFEFYKKFGYEFKNPTLLVEALTHRSYIYTNENHLPSNERLEFLGDSVLGLVIAEYLFKLHTEYNEGDLTKTKAILVNEITLAKVGIEIGLNNLILLSSEEEKSGGRERASIISDAMEAVIGAMYLDSGLETSAKFINQVIIARSAELLADTSQRNYKGELLEYLQSRGQEPPYYEVVSETGPDHEKIFNVVVRTTGNITGSGSGASKKEAEQRAAAESLQFLKSLEYDETSKED, from the coding sequence ATCTTCAGGAAAACTCAAAAGCAAGCTTATGCCGAGCTTGCTTTTGAATTCTATAAAAAATTCGGGTATGAGTTTAAAAATCCGACTTTACTCGTCGAAGCCCTAACTCACCGCTCCTATATTTATACCAATGAAAATCATCTGCCGTCGAATGAAAGACTCGAATTCCTCGGTGATTCGGTTCTTGGCCTGGTCATCGCCGAGTACCTCTTCAAATTGCATACCGAATATAATGAAGGTGATTTAACCAAAACCAAGGCGATTCTGGTCAATGAAATCACGCTGGCCAAAGTCGGCATCGAGATCGGCCTGAACAACCTTATCCTGCTGTCATCCGAGGAGGAAAAATCGGGCGGGCGGGAAAGAGCCTCGATAATTTCGGATGCCATGGAGGCTGTGATCGGCGCCATGTATCTGGACAGCGGTCTTGAAACTTCAGCGAAATTCATCAATCAGGTGATCATAGCCCGATCGGCGGAGTTGCTCGCCGACACTTCCCAGCGCAACTACAAAGGCGAATTGCTTGAATATCTCCAGAGCCGGGGACAGGAGCCGCCCTATTATGAGGTCGTTTCCGAAACGGGTCCCGACCATGAGAAAATCTTCAATGTCGTCGTGCGGACGACCGGCAATATTACCGGTTCCGGTTCCGGGGCATCGAAGAAAGAAGCCGAGCAGCGCGCCGCCGCGGAATCTCTGCAGTTTCTTAAGTCTCTCGAATATGATGAAACGAGCAAAGAAGACTAA